The following coding sequences lie in one Arachis hypogaea cultivar Tifrunner chromosome 4, arahy.Tifrunner.gnm2.J5K5, whole genome shotgun sequence genomic window:
- the LOC112796308 gene encoding ferritin-like catalase Nec2, with amino-acid sequence MAVHHIPIISFLIIASLPFTIAVEAKGNSSEPSDADRIEFALNLEYLEAEFFLYGALGYGLDVVAPELAGGGPAPIGAQLAALSPLVRDLISQFAYQEVGHLRAIKKEVKGFPRPVLDLRLGTFARIMDSAFGRRLYPPFDPYASEINYLLASYVIPYVGLTGYVGTNPQLQNTTSKRLVAGLLGVESGQDAVIRTWLYERLEVRVMPYRLTVAEFTNRISVLRDRLGNAGVKDEGLVVPMALGAEGRVVGNVLAGNNASLSYDRTPEEILRIVYGTGDAHIPGGFFPNGASGAIAKSFLQS; translated from the exons ATGGCAGTTCATCACATTCCCATTATTTCATTTTTAATAATAGCGTCGCTCCCCTTCACGATTGCTGTAGAAGCCAAAGGAAACTCATCAGAACCTTCAGATGCAGATCGGATTGAATTCGCTCTGAATTTGGAGTACTTGGAAGCCGAGTTCTTCTTGTATGGAGCATTGGGTTATGGCTTGGATGTGGTTGCCCCTGAATTAGCAGGAGGAGGACCTGCTCCCATTGGTGCCCAATTAGCCGCTCTTAGTCCTCTTGTTAGGGATCTTATCTCACAATTTGCTTATCAAGAAGTTGGACATTTGAG GGCCATAAAGAAAGAGGTGAAAGGGTTCCCAAGGCCAGTATTGGATCTAAGACTAGGAACATTTGCGAGAATAATGGATAGTGCTTTTGGGAGAAGGCTCTATCCTCCATTTGATCCCTATGCAAGTGAGATCAACTATTTGCTTGCATCTTACGTTATTCCTTATGTTGGCCTTACTGGTTATGTTGGTACCAATCCACAGCTTCAAAACACCACTTCTAAGAGG CTGGTTGCAGGTCTACTAGGAGTAGAATCTGGGCAAGATGCAGTTATTCGAACATGGCTATACGAACGCTTAGAAGTTCGTGTGATGCCTTATAGATTGACAGTTGCGGAGTTCACAAATCGCATCTCAGTGCTTAGAGACAGATTAGGAAACGCTGGTGTGAAAGATGAGGGTCTTGTTGTTCCAATGGCATTGGGTGCTGAAGGCAGGGTTGTAGGGAATGTTCTTGCTGGTAACAATGCTTCACTCTCATATGATAGGACTCCTGAAGAAATATTGAGAATTGTTTATGGAACTGGTGATGCTCATATTCCTGGTGGCTTCTTTCCTAATGGAGCTAGTGGTGCTATTGCTAAATCTTTCTTGCAATCttaa
- the LOC112796309 gene encoding uncharacterized protein, giving the protein MAVHSESGSQEKKSGNGLNELLTFNAENMQNNMKIIYYSRTFLSIIGGVVAGILGFTGLKGFVFYLLLMAVTSVGLVAKAKFSIPTYFDSWNRVLLDGFLGGLMSFVLFWTFAYDIVHIF; this is encoded by the exons ATGGCTGTACACTCCGAGTCAGGTTCGCAGGAGAAGAAATCAGGCAATGGATTGAATGAGTTACTGACCTTTAATGCTGAGAACATGCAGAACAACATGAAGATTATCTATTACAG TCGGACATTTTTGTCTATAATTGGCGGAGTTGTTGCTGGAATTTTAGGATTTACAGGCTTGAAAGGATTTGTCTTTTACTTACTTCTCATGGCAGTTACTTCAGTTGGGCTTGTAGCCAAAGCAAAATTTTCAATCCCCACTTACTTCGACTCTTGGAACCGAGTGCTGCTTGATGGCTTTCTTGGTGGTCTAATG TCGTTCGTGCTGTTTTGGAC ATTTGCATATGACATTGTTCATATATTCTGA